In a single window of the Agrobacterium fabrum str. C58 genome:
- a CDS encoding 3'-5' exonuclease, whose translation MKTIAIDFETANEERGSACSVGLAWIEDGQIVRVEERLIRPRDMRFSPFNIAVHGIRPRDVEDAPEFPEVMEEFIDDFHGATMIAHNAAFDFSVMRASFDKYRLSYPDLSYLCSVKIARHVWPHLVSHKLNVIAHHLQLRFVHHNAAEDAVVCAAASIAAARALGVAHIRDLPEKIGMVAGRLTSTGYQPCSMKKRTVARVA comes from the coding sequence CCATCGATTTCGAGACCGCCAATGAGGAGCGGGGCAGCGCCTGCTCCGTCGGGCTTGCGTGGATTGAGGACGGCCAGATCGTTCGTGTCGAGGAACGTCTCATCCGCCCCAGGGACATGCGGTTTTCGCCCTTCAACATCGCGGTTCACGGAATTCGCCCTCGTGATGTCGAGGACGCGCCGGAGTTTCCTGAGGTGATGGAGGAGTTCATCGACGATTTCCACGGCGCGACCATGATCGCTCATAATGCCGCCTTCGATTTCAGCGTCATGCGTGCGTCGTTCGACAAGTACCGGCTGTCCTATCCTGATCTTTCCTACCTCTGCAGCGTCAAGATCGCCCGACATGTCTGGCCACATCTGGTGTCGCACAAGCTGAATGTCATTGCCCATCATCTCCAGTTGCGTTTCGTGCATCATAATGCGGCGGAAGATGCGGTTGTCTGTGCTGCCGCCTCGATTGCGGCGGCGCGGGCTCTCGGTGTTGCGCATATTCGCGATCTGCCGGAAAAGATCGGTATGGTCGCTGGCCGTCTGACGTCCACGGGTTATCAGCCCTGCAGCATGAAAAAACGGACCGTCGCACGGGTTGCCTGA
- a CDS encoding aminopeptidase P family protein, producing MFQTFDNKSAPQFGKARVEALRAGFDALGIDGFLVPRADEYQGEYVPECAERLSWLTGFTGSAGIALVTRAQAVVFVDGRYTTQLKSQVDQSVFTGGDLVGAPPSVWLSEHAAQGFRLGIDPWLHTGAELKRLEKALAGKGGSVVLLEKNPLDALWQDRPAEPLEPVVIQPEAFTGILAKEKIASLAETVSAKGADALLVTDPSSIAWIFNIRGNDVPHTPHPLARGIIYADGKADIFLDKRKTGIEAEAYLAQLATQLPPSKIADRLHAIASAKGRVMVDADLTPVALTGAITAAGGSLIEEADPVRLPRARKNKAELAGSAAAHVQDGAAMVEYLCWLDRQQPGSVTEIAAVKALEAARAKVGQAMQNPLKDVSFDTISGAGDHAAIIHYRVTTDTDRILADGEMFLVDSGAQYVNGTTDITRTVAIGTVPEEQRRFFTLVLKGVIAISAARFPKGTRGCDLDPLARIALWKAGADYAHGTGHGVGSYLSVHEGPQRIARLSTQELLPGMILSNEPGYYRPGAFGIRIENLIYVREAEEVAGGDQPMFSFETLTWCPIDRRLVVVSLLTDEELDWLNAYHADVLEKLSPLITDEEVKAWLVAATKPLERAA from the coding sequence ATGTTCCAGACCTTCGACAACAAATCCGCACCGCAATTCGGCAAGGCCCGTGTCGAGGCGCTGCGCGCCGGTTTCGATGCACTCGGTATCGACGGATTTCTCGTGCCGCGCGCCGATGAATATCAGGGAGAATATGTGCCTGAGTGCGCCGAGCGCCTGTCATGGCTGACCGGCTTTACTGGTTCGGCCGGCATTGCTCTGGTGACGCGCGCGCAAGCGGTGGTGTTTGTCGATGGCCGATATACGACGCAGCTCAAGTCTCAGGTCGATCAGTCGGTCTTTACCGGCGGTGATCTGGTCGGCGCGCCGCCTTCCGTCTGGCTGTCCGAACATGCGGCACAGGGTTTCCGGCTCGGCATCGATCCATGGCTGCATACCGGCGCCGAGTTGAAGCGGCTGGAAAAGGCGCTGGCCGGCAAGGGCGGCTCGGTCGTGCTTCTGGAAAAGAACCCGCTCGATGCTCTCTGGCAGGACCGTCCCGCCGAGCCGCTGGAACCCGTTGTCATCCAGCCGGAAGCCTTTACCGGGATACTGGCGAAGGAAAAGATCGCCTCGCTCGCGGAAACCGTCTCGGCCAAGGGTGCGGATGCCCTGCTGGTCACCGACCCGTCATCCATCGCCTGGATTTTCAATATTCGCGGCAATGACGTGCCGCACACGCCGCATCCGCTCGCCCGCGGTATCATTTATGCCGACGGCAAGGCGGATATTTTTCTCGACAAGCGCAAGACCGGCATCGAGGCCGAGGCCTATCTCGCGCAACTGGCGACGCAGCTGCCGCCATCGAAGATTGCCGACCGTCTGCACGCCATTGCCAGCGCCAAAGGCCGGGTGATGGTCGATGCCGATCTGACGCCTGTCGCGCTGACCGGCGCGATCACTGCGGCGGGTGGCTCTCTGATTGAAGAGGCCGATCCGGTCCGCCTGCCGCGGGCGCGCAAGAACAAGGCGGAGCTTGCCGGCTCGGCTGCCGCGCATGTGCAGGATGGTGCGGCGATGGTTGAATATCTCTGCTGGCTGGATCGCCAGCAGCCGGGCAGCGTCACCGAGATTGCCGCAGTAAAGGCGCTGGAGGCGGCACGCGCCAAGGTGGGGCAGGCGATGCAGAACCCGCTGAAGGATGTGTCGTTCGACACGATTTCCGGCGCTGGCGACCATGCCGCCATCATCCATTACCGCGTCACGACGGACACGGACCGCATACTTGCCGATGGCGAGATGTTTCTCGTTGATTCCGGTGCGCAATATGTCAACGGCACCACTGATATCACCCGCACCGTTGCCATCGGCACGGTGCCGGAAGAGCAGAGGCGTTTCTTCACGCTGGTGCTGAAGGGCGTGATTGCCATTAGTGCGGCACGGTTTCCGAAGGGAACGCGTGGCTGCGACCTCGATCCGTTGGCGCGCATCGCGCTCTGGAAGGCGGGGGCAGATTATGCCCATGGCACCGGCCACGGCGTCGGCTCCTATCTCTCCGTGCACGAGGGGCCGCAACGTATTGCAAGGCTTTCGACGCAGGAGCTTCTCCCCGGCATGATCCTGTCGAACGAGCCGGGTTATTATCGTCCCGGCGCTTTCGGCATCCGGATCGAGAACCTGATCTATGTGCGCGAGGCGGAGGAGGTGGCCGGCGGTGACCAGCCGATGTTCTCCTTCGAGACGCTGACCTGGTGCCCGATCGACCGCCGGCTGGTCGTCGTGTCCCTGCTGACTGACGAGGAACTCGACTGGCTGAACGCCTACCACGCCGACGTTCTGGAGAAGCTCTCTCCGCTCATCACCGATGAAGAGGTGAAGGCGTGGCTCGTTGCCGCGACGAAGCCGTTGGAGCGGGCCGCCTAA
- a CDS encoding AzlC family ABC transporter permease, with translation MFNADFREGLKSGFPIALSAAPFGALFGAVAVDNGLSITEATIMSGTVYAGASQLVGIELFGQKVAPWLIVLSVFAVNFRHILYSAAIARMISNWSLLQKAAGFFVLVDPQFAESVRKYENTGTVGFSWYMGFATPVYVLWLAMTILGASLGNLVGDPKAIGLDVLLPIYFMGMVLSFRQRENFYPVMLASAAGATVAYHFVGSPWHVSLGAVAGIVVAVLYPPKQSAEAANPESKAETP, from the coding sequence ATGTTCAATGCAGATTTTCGCGAGGGATTGAAGAGCGGTTTCCCGATCGCCCTCTCCGCCGCCCCCTTCGGTGCGCTGTTCGGCGCGGTCGCGGTCGATAATGGCCTCAGTATCACCGAAGCCACGATCATGAGCGGCACCGTCTATGCTGGCGCGAGCCAGCTCGTCGGTATCGAGTTGTTCGGCCAGAAGGTTGCGCCCTGGCTGATCGTTCTTTCCGTCTTCGCGGTCAATTTCCGCCACATCCTCTATTCGGCCGCCATTGCCCGGATGATCTCGAACTGGTCGCTTCTGCAGAAGGCTGCGGGCTTCTTCGTGCTGGTCGATCCGCAATTCGCCGAATCGGTCAGGAAATACGAGAACACCGGTACGGTCGGTTTTTCCTGGTACATGGGCTTTGCCACACCGGTTTATGTGCTGTGGCTCGCCATGACCATTCTCGGCGCCTCGCTCGGTAATCTCGTCGGCGATCCGAAAGCCATCGGGCTTGATGTGCTTTTGCCGATCTATTTCATGGGCATGGTCTTAAGCTTCCGCCAACGGGAGAATTTCTACCCTGTCATGCTGGCAAGCGCTGCCGGCGCGACGGTCGCCTATCACTTCGTCGGTTCGCCGTGGCATGTCAGCCTCGGCGCGGTTGCCGGAATTGTCGTCGCGGTCCTCTATCCGCCGAAACAGAGTGCGGAAGCGGCCAATCCCGAAAGCAAGGCGGAAACACCATGA
- a CDS encoding chemotaxis protein CheW — protein sequence MSNAIKQSGAYLEIVSFHLSDQEFCIDIMAIREIRGWAPVTPMPHTPPYVLGLINLRGAVIPVIDMAGRLGMKMTEPSERSAIIVTDIGGKLVGLLVEQVSDMMTIRSEDLQPAPDIIPEEQRSFCRGIVALEKSMVCFLNLDTVIADELAREAA from the coding sequence ATGTCCAACGCCATCAAGCAATCCGGCGCATATCTCGAAATCGTTTCCTTCCATCTGAGCGATCAGGAATTCTGCATCGACATCATGGCGATCCGCGAAATTCGCGGTTGGGCGCCGGTTACCCCGATGCCGCACACGCCGCCTTATGTTCTCGGCCTCATCAACCTGCGCGGCGCCGTTATTCCCGTCATCGACATGGCCGGCCGCCTCGGCATGAAAATGACCGAACCGTCCGAACGCTCCGCCATCATCGTCACCGATATCGGCGGCAAGCTGGTCGGACTTCTGGTGGAACAGGTCTCCGACATGATGACCATCCGCTCGGAAGACCTGCAGCCCGCGCCCGATATCATTCCGGAAGAGCAGCGTAGCTTCTGCCGCGGCATCGTGGCGCTGGAAAAGAGCATGGTCTGCTTCCTCAACCTCGACACCGTCATTGCGGACGAGTTGGCGCGCGAAGCGGCCTGA
- a CDS encoding CreA family protein — MRMKTLSGLFAGLLALLPVTAAHSEVVGKVGVDWIGNDIVIEAIADPKIKGVTCHVTYFDRGVIDRLKNGNWFEDPSNNAISCSQTGPVEIGDIDLSKGGEEVFRQGMSLIWKKLVVSRVYDKANDTLIYLVHARELKDGSAKMAISTVPLYNQQVTWEKGKP; from the coding sequence ATGAGGATGAAAACTCTGTCGGGTTTGTTTGCGGGCCTTCTGGCATTGCTGCCGGTAACAGCGGCGCATTCCGAGGTCGTTGGCAAGGTTGGCGTCGACTGGATCGGCAATGACATCGTCATCGAGGCGATCGCCGATCCGAAGATCAAGGGTGTGACCTGCCACGTTACCTATTTCGACCGCGGCGTGATCGACCGGCTGAAGAACGGCAACTGGTTCGAAGACCCTTCCAATAACGCCATTTCCTGCAGCCAGACGGGGCCGGTGGAGATCGGCGATATCGATCTCTCCAAGGGCGGGGAAGAGGTGTTCCGGCAGGGCATGTCGCTGATCTGGAAAAAGCTCGTCGTCAGCCGCGTCTATGACAAGGCGAATGATACGCTGATCTACCTCGTGCACGCGCGCGAGCTGAAGGACGGATCGGCCAAGATGGCGATTTCGACGGTGCCGCTTTATAACCAGCAGGTAACGTGGGAAAAGGGCAAGCCGTGA
- a CDS encoding 50S ribosomal protein L11 methyltransferase encodes MSEIRLYVTTTEIKAGEILDLMSDYFGEEDVAIATTEVDEKRDIWEASVYLMAEQEEEFRERVSTLLAPAFPGLVIEKEIIPDVDWIAKSLEGLKPVRAGRFIVHGAHDRDKVQPHDLAIEIEAGQAFGTGHHGTTAGCLEMIEDVLRARKVRNALDLGTGSGVLAIAVRKMRPIPVLATDIDPIAVKVAKENVRLNGIVSGMALETAPGFHSDAFRKHGPFDLIIANILARPLIKMAPQLVTHLAPGGTVILSGILASQRWKVLSAYNGAKLSHIRTIWRNDWVTLHLRKD; translated from the coding sequence GTGAGCGAAATCCGCCTCTATGTCACCACGACCGAAATCAAGGCCGGTGAAATCCTCGATCTCATGTCGGACTATTTCGGCGAGGAGGATGTCGCGATCGCCACGACCGAGGTGGATGAGAAGCGCGACATCTGGGAAGCCTCCGTCTATCTGATGGCGGAGCAGGAGGAGGAGTTCCGCGAGCGCGTCAGCACTTTGCTTGCCCCCGCCTTTCCCGGTCTCGTCATTGAGAAGGAAATCATTCCCGATGTCGACTGGATCGCCAAATCGCTCGAGGGGCTGAAGCCGGTGCGGGCAGGGCGGTTCATCGTCCATGGCGCGCATGATCGCGACAAGGTGCAGCCGCACGATCTGGCGATCGAGATCGAGGCGGGGCAGGCTTTCGGCACCGGCCATCACGGCACCACGGCCGGCTGCCTTGAAATGATTGAGGACGTGCTCCGTGCACGGAAGGTGCGCAACGCGCTCGATCTCGGCACCGGCAGCGGTGTGCTGGCGATTGCGGTGCGCAAGATGCGTCCCATTCCCGTGCTGGCAACGGACATCGATCCCATTGCCGTCAAGGTGGCCAAGGAAAATGTACGGCTGAACGGCATTGTTTCCGGGATGGCGCTGGAAACCGCACCGGGTTTCCACTCAGATGCTTTCCGCAAGCATGGTCCGTTCGATCTCATCATCGCCAATATTCTGGCGCGGCCGCTCATCAAGATGGCGCCGCAGCTCGTCACGCATCTGGCGCCCGGCGGCACCGTCATCCTGTCGGGCATTCTTGCATCGCAGCGCTGGAAGGTGCTTTCCGCGTATAATGGCGCCAAGCTTTCCCATATCCGCACCATCTGGCGCAATGACTGGGTAACGCTGCATCTGCGCAAGGACTGA
- the sco gene encoding cytochrome oxidase assembly protein Sco, translating into MRNIRIVLWAVVVVLAGVVSWLTIEMTKTREEMVETAYGVPFALTAQNGQPITEKAFQGKPTALFFGFTHCPEVCPTTLFELNGWMEKVDPAGDKLQAYFVSVDPERDTPEIMQQYVSNVSKRITGITGPADKIAETLKGYRIYAKKVPVDEKDPNGDYTMDHTASVILLDANGRFAGTIAYGENPDVAEQKLQNLLKGAKA; encoded by the coding sequence ATGAGAAATATTCGCATCGTATTGTGGGCCGTGGTGGTCGTTCTTGCCGGTGTCGTCAGCTGGCTGACGATCGAGATGACGAAAACCCGCGAGGAGATGGTGGAAACGGCCTATGGCGTGCCTTTCGCGCTGACCGCGCAAAATGGCCAGCCGATCACCGAAAAGGCGTTTCAGGGCAAACCGACGGCGCTGTTCTTCGGCTTCACCCATTGCCCGGAAGTCTGCCCGACCACGCTGTTCGAGCTGAACGGCTGGATGGAGAAGGTCGATCCGGCCGGTGACAAGCTGCAAGCCTATTTCGTATCCGTCGATCCCGAGCGCGATACGCCTGAGATCATGCAGCAATATGTCTCCAACGTCTCGAAGCGGATCACCGGCATCACCGGCCCGGCCGACAAGATTGCCGAAACGCTGAAAGGCTATCGCATCTATGCCAAGAAGGTGCCGGTGGATGAAAAGGATCCGAATGGCGATTACACCATGGATCATACGGCGTCCGTGATCCTGCTTGATGCCAACGGCCGCTTTGCGGGAACGATCGCTTATGGCGAAAACCCTGATGTCGCCGAGCAGAAGCTCCAGAATCTTCTTAAAGGCGCGAAGGCATAA
- a CDS encoding AzlD family protein has product MSDMLHADTLILIALAAIATYLTRIGGYVLMTRMKSIPPRMEAGLNAVPVAVLTTLVAPAFFEGGYEVKIGMVAALLVCLRFPGLTMLAIGWAIVIAIRHVSLF; this is encoded by the coding sequence ATGAGCGACATGCTGCACGCCGATACGCTGATCCTGATCGCACTCGCCGCCATCGCCACCTATCTCACCCGCATCGGCGGTTATGTGTTGATGACGCGGATGAAATCCATTCCGCCGCGCATGGAGGCCGGGCTGAACGCCGTGCCGGTTGCGGTTCTGACCACGCTCGTCGCACCCGCCTTTTTCGAAGGCGGATACGAGGTGAAGATCGGCATGGTGGCAGCCCTTCTGGTCTGCCTGCGCTTTCCCGGCCTGACGATGCTCGCCATCGGCTGGGCCATCGTCATAGCCATCAGGCACGTCTCGCTGTTTTAG